GGCCTCCCGGAACCAGGCCAACCGCTTCTTCGCCGCGCCGGGGTCGGGCGCTTCGCTGCTCACGCCCTGGGAAGAGAGAAGGAGGATGATACCGAAGAGAAAGCAGGCGGCAGCTCTCAGTCGCATAGGGACTCCCCTAAGACCGGATGCAAAGGCGGCTCGCCTCATCGGGCGTAGGCCGCCGCGATCACGCGGTTCACCTCGAGGCCGATCTCGCCCGTGACCGCAGGGTCTCGGCCGCTGAGCACGGCATCCACGAAGTCCTCGATCAGGGGTTGGTGCAGGTTGGGGTGCGGGGGGTGCCGCTCCTCCCGGGTGTGAGAGGGGGTGACGATGCGCAGCCCACCCTGATTGAGGACCTCCACATGGACGGAGCCTTTGGTGCCGAAGATCTCCAGGCTATCGCGTGCCTCCTGCGCGGCATGGCTGACGGAGAGCACGGCCGCGGCGCCGGAAGGGAAGCCGAGGTAGGCGACGCAGGTGTCCTCGACCTCGCGCTCGGGGAAGCGCACCTTGCCGGGAAACCCTTGCACACGCTCCACCGGCCCCAGCAGGTTCAGCAAGACCTCGATGCGATGGCAGCCGAAGTCCATCAGCGGCCCCCCGCCCGAGTCGGCCTTGCGTAGGAGCCAGGAACGGGGGCCGTCGGGAGCGGGAGCGAAGAGCTCGAAGGCTTGGACGTGGCCGAGCACGGGGCGACCGATCTCGCCCGAACCCAGCAGCTCCCGCAGACGCATCACGACGGGATAGAGGTGGCGATAGTAGGCGACGCCTAGCTTCACGGCGTTGCCTCGGGCGGCGTCCACCATGCGCTGGCAGCCGGCCACGTCGAGGGCCATCGGCTTCTCGCACAGCACGTGCTTTCCGGCCTCGGCGGCGGCCACGGCTTGTTCGGCGTGGAGGCGGACGGGGGTGGCGACGTACACGGCGTCGATATCCGCGTCCCCGAGCAGGTCCCTCCAATCCGGGTACGAGCGGGCCGCCCCATGACGGAGCGCAAAATCGGCGGCCTGCTCGGCCCGCCGGCCCGCGACCGCGTGGAGTGAGCTGGCCGAGCACTCGCGCAGCGCCCGCGCTACGCGCTTCTCGGCGATGTCGCCGCACCCGACCAAGCCCCAGCGGACTGCCCGCGCCGGCATGACCTCACCCCGCGTGGGCCGTATCTTGCCACAGGGCTCCTTCGTTGGAAGGAGCGACGAGCTGCCCTCTTAAGCCGCCTCTTTATGCAACCCGCGCCACCACGGAGGTCACGGTCGGCCCCTTGGGGGAGAGGTCGAAGAGCTTTCGCCGCTCCACGGTCGCAAAGCCCGCGTAGAGGAGCATGTCCTCCAGGGCGCGGGAGGTGAACAGCCAATACGAGTTCGCCTCCCCGAGCTCCTTCTCGCTCCCCCGGAACCCGAAGGACAGGGTGGGCCGTTCGGGTGCAAGAGATTCGAGCTGGACGTCCACCGCGGTCTCGATTATGGCCATTTCTCGGGTCACGGAACGGATCCTCTGCAGGGCGAGAAGCGGACTCTGGAGATGCAGGAGAAGCGAGCCACAGAAAACGACATCGAACATCCCCACAACTTCGGGGCGGAGATCGTAGACGCTGGTGAACCGATACTCCACCCTGGACTTCCGCATAGCCTGCGCTATGTGAAAGCGAGCCGGCCAGTGGGTGGCGTCGAGCACGGCAGTGGGGAGCCGCGAGCGACGAATCGGGAGCCAGTCACAGTCTCCGAAGCGCGCGACGTCGGTCGCGACCACCCGCCGGGCCCCCCGGCGTTCCATCTCGAAGGCAAAGAATCCCTCCGCCGTGCCCACATCGAGGGCCGTTTGCTCGGCCAGGGAGTTCGGGATCCCATAGCGGTCCACGATTGGACGATGATCGTAATGCCCCCGAGAGACGAGGCCGTTACCCAGCTCGATCGTTTGGTACCAACCATCGAGGAGCGGATCGTCGGCACGGCTTGGCAGATCCAGTGCGGCCCGCGGCGGTATGATCACGGCTCCTCCTTCCCGCGGCAGAAAGGGCGTCTGCGGACGTTCGCGCCAGCCAAGCCCCGTCTCCGGGAGCCCCACCCCGCCACATCGTAACCGCAGACCCGTGCCTCCGCCGGCGAGGCCCGCGTCCGCGCTTCCCCGCTGCCCGCTTGACGGCCGCCGACGGCGAGTAAGACAATGTCGCCCCGGG
Above is a window of Vicinamibacteria bacterium DNA encoding:
- a CDS encoding Gfo/Idh/MocA family oxidoreductase → MPARAVRWGLVGCGDIAEKRVARALRECSASSLHAVAGRRAEQAADFALRHGAARSYPDWRDLLGDADIDAVYVATPVRLHAEQAVAAAEAGKHVLCEKPMALDVAGCQRMVDAARGNAVKLGVAYYRHLYPVVMRLRELLGSGEIGRPVLGHVQAFELFAPAPDGPRSWLLRKADSGGGPLMDFGCHRIEVLLNLLGPVERVQGFPGKVRFPEREVEDTCVAYLGFPSGAAAVLSVSHAAQEARDSLEIFGTKGSVHVEVLNQGGLRIVTPSHTREERHPPHPNLHQPLIEDFVDAVLSGRDPAVTGEIGLEVNRVIAAAYAR